The following coding sequences lie in one Actinomyces capricornis genomic window:
- a CDS encoding aspartate kinase, which yields MALVVQKYGGSSVSDIDAMRRVARRVVATREAGNTVVVVVSAMGDTTDELLDMAGALTSEPPVREMDILLSAGERISMALLAMAIHELGVPAQAYTGAQAGVLTDSKYGRASIVGVLPERVARSIQSGAVAIVAGFQGINEVEDVTTLGRGGSDTTAVALAAALNADVCEIYTDVDGLFTADPRIVPSARRVEALSSEETLELAAHGAKILHLRAVEYARRFGVPLHVRSSFSDRTGTWIYDGRREGAFVPSAAAAQLDDVVAADTAADTAPPVPAGQEPATAGQAPSGAGAPRSANPLVEGPSALDVDTAHRNAISARASARPRPSAKEDHVEAPVISGIAHDRSQDKITLVGVPDVPGAAARIFEIVAGTDANIDMIVQDVSAEGTGLTNISFTCPDGDSAAARAALEAAREELGFKSLHFNPDIGKLSLVGAGMRSHPGVSARLFGALSEAGVNIHMISTSEIRISVVVDDAVLDEAVRAVHSAFGLDTQAAEAVVYGGTGR from the coding sequence ATGGCACTGGTCGTGCAGAAGTACGGCGGATCATCCGTCAGTGATATCGACGCCATGCGGCGCGTCGCACGCCGCGTCGTGGCCACCCGGGAGGCGGGCAACACCGTCGTGGTGGTCGTCTCGGCCATGGGGGACACCACCGACGAGCTGCTCGACATGGCCGGGGCCCTGACCTCCGAGCCCCCCGTGCGCGAGATGGACATCCTGCTCAGCGCGGGCGAGCGCATCTCCATGGCCCTGCTGGCCATGGCCATCCACGAGCTGGGCGTGCCGGCCCAGGCCTACACCGGCGCCCAGGCCGGGGTGCTCACCGACTCCAAGTACGGGCGCGCCTCCATCGTCGGCGTCCTGCCCGAGCGCGTGGCCCGCTCCATCCAGTCCGGGGCGGTGGCCATCGTCGCCGGATTCCAGGGCATCAACGAGGTCGAGGACGTCACCACCCTGGGGCGCGGCGGCTCCGACACCACCGCCGTGGCCCTGGCCGCCGCCCTCAACGCCGACGTGTGCGAGATCTACACCGACGTCGACGGCCTGTTCACCGCCGACCCCCGCATCGTGCCCAGTGCCCGGCGCGTGGAGGCCCTCTCCAGCGAGGAGACCCTGGAGCTGGCCGCCCACGGGGCCAAGATCCTCCACCTGCGGGCCGTGGAGTACGCCCGCCGCTTCGGGGTTCCCCTGCACGTGCGCTCCTCCTTCTCCGACCGGACCGGCACCTGGATCTACGACGGCCGCCGCGAGGGGGCCTTCGTCCCCTCCGCCGCGGCCGCCCAGCTCGACGACGTCGTCGCCGCCGACACTGCTGCCGACACCGCGCCGCCCGTCCCCGCCGGGCAGGAGCCCGCGACGGCCGGGCAGGCGCCCTCGGGGGCCGGAGCGCCGCGCAGCGCCAACCCCCTGGTCGAGGGCCCCTCGGCCCTCGACGTCGACACCGCCCACCGCAACGCCATCTCCGCCCGGGCCAGCGCCCGCCCCCGCCCCTCAGCCAAGGAGGACCACGTGGAAGCCCCCGTCATCTCCGGCATCGCGCACGACCGCAGCCAGGACAAGATCACCCTGGTGGGCGTGCCCGACGTCCCCGGCGCCGCCGCCCGCATCTTCGAGATCGTCGCCGGCACCGACGCCAATATCGACATGATCGTCCAGGACGTCTCCGCCGAGGGCACGGGACTGACCAACATCTCCTTCACCTGCCCCGACGGCGACTCCGCCGCCGCCCGCGCCGCCCTGGAGGCCGCCCGTGAGGAGCTGGGCTTCAAGTCCCTGCACTTCAACCCCGACATCGGCAAGCTCTCCCTGGTGGGCGCGGGCATGCGCTCCCACCCGGGCGTCTCCGCCAGGCTCTTCGGGGCCCTGAGCGAGGCCGGGGTCAACATCCACATGATCTCCACCTCCGAGATCCGCATCTCGGTGGTGGTCGACGACGCCGTGCTCGACGAGGCCGTGCGCGCCGTCCACTCCGCCTTCGGCCTCGACACCCAGGCCGCCGAGGCGGTCGTCTACGGAGGGACCGGACGATGA
- a CDS encoding DNA polymerase III subunit gamma and tau, giving the protein MTTALYRRYRPDAFQDVIGQDHVTAPLMAALRADRVTHAYLFSGPRGCGKTTSARILARCLNCAQAPTDTPCGQCPSCQDLATGGPGSLDVVEIDAASHNGVDDARDLRERAAFAPARDRYKIFILDEAHMVTAQGFNALLKLVEEPPAHVKFIFATTEPEKVIGTIRSRTHHYPFRLVPPDTLEAYLAQLCQAEGVDAGPGVFPLVVRAGGGSVRDTLSVMDQLIGGALDGAVDYQRAVALLGYTDTTMLDQCVDAIAAADGAGVFRVVDRVVTSGHDPRRFVEDLLQRLRDLLVIALAGDQAGPALGSLPVDELSRMDVQARTLGAAALSRAADMTAQALTAMVGATSPRLQLELLVARLIVPVAGAQGAGAAAMGAPVATAAAGPAAQGGATGGPGAASGPAAPSRSGTAPASGRELAAQAARQASTGSTPESPPTAGGEGSPGGGAAPGQGGAPAGGPAHPGAAQAAEGYDPRRQGAAAGTEGASGSGPDSSAGPAGMPPVAWDEGEPPSHPGDRRASGARGGAGSSGQAPAVPWEEAAPGSAPSAGAPSGAPQGTQEPPGPGAAEAEMLRTRWEEVLEAAKRSRRATWALVGPNSRPGTLANGVLTLLFNAPGLVGAFENGGHGPILAAAIHQALGLQVEVRAILTGDDGPGGSGGPGGPGGHGPGGGRGGRPGSGPQGGAGSPGPPSGGRGGVGARAPQGFEAPGEPSGASGPGGWEAEPPPEDWEAVPPTGAVGDGPTDAAGTASGDGAAPHRSAPATTGAPPSDDGWGPVAIPGGGASPSPQEPEDAGPGPEPGVESVPGTGSAASPEAAPDFGPAAGPARGPDGGPGPRGADATAAGAARGVGDDGWGPVVVPGGEALGQDRAQPPEGPPGAGAQGPQDDGDLEEDEPRLATVHRLRALPPTPAGPARGPDSPGSAPSTAGAPETGPAQAVGPAEAGGPGSPSGALSPTSWEEPETFSDGIPLPEEPGDPDGPAPQDSATWAPSGMAGSRLAAAMAAARAAAQSEDVSLAEDTPSEDDEDAEDAGVVGLEVVKRILGATVIEEITVTQEGH; this is encoded by the coding sequence GTGACCACCGCCCTGTACCGCCGCTACCGCCCCGACGCCTTCCAGGACGTCATCGGGCAGGACCATGTGACCGCCCCGCTCATGGCGGCCCTGCGCGCCGACCGCGTCACCCACGCCTACCTCTTCTCCGGCCCGCGCGGCTGCGGCAAGACCACCAGCGCCCGCATCCTGGCGCGCTGCCTCAACTGCGCCCAGGCGCCCACCGACACCCCCTGCGGGCAGTGCCCCTCCTGCCAGGACCTGGCCACCGGCGGGCCCGGGAGCCTGGATGTGGTGGAGATCGACGCCGCCAGCCACAACGGCGTCGACGACGCCCGCGATCTGCGCGAGCGCGCCGCCTTCGCCCCGGCGCGCGACCGCTACAAGATCTTCATCCTCGATGAGGCCCACATGGTCACGGCCCAGGGCTTCAACGCCCTGCTCAAGCTCGTGGAGGAGCCCCCCGCCCACGTGAAGTTCATCTTCGCGACCACCGAGCCGGAGAAGGTCATCGGCACCATCCGCTCGCGTACCCACCACTATCCCTTCCGGCTCGTTCCGCCCGACACCCTGGAGGCCTATCTCGCCCAGCTGTGCCAGGCCGAGGGCGTCGATGCCGGCCCCGGTGTCTTCCCCCTGGTGGTGCGGGCCGGGGGCGGCAGCGTGCGCGACACCCTGTCGGTGATGGACCAGCTCATCGGCGGGGCCCTCGACGGCGCCGTGGACTACCAGCGCGCCGTGGCCCTCCTGGGGTACACCGATACCACCATGCTCGACCAGTGCGTCGACGCCATCGCGGCGGCCGACGGCGCCGGGGTCTTCCGCGTGGTCGACCGGGTGGTCACCTCCGGGCACGATCCCCGCCGCTTCGTGGAGGACCTGCTCCAGCGCCTGCGCGATCTGCTGGTCATCGCCCTGGCCGGGGACCAGGCGGGCCCGGCGCTGGGCTCCCTGCCCGTCGACGAGCTCTCCCGCATGGATGTCCAGGCCCGCACCCTGGGCGCCGCGGCCCTGTCTCGGGCGGCCGACATGACGGCGCAGGCCCTGACCGCCATGGTGGGGGCCACCTCGCCCAGGCTCCAGCTGGAGCTGCTCGTGGCCAGGCTCATCGTGCCAGTGGCCGGGGCCCAGGGCGCGGGCGCCGCGGCCATGGGCGCCCCGGTTGCCACAGCCGCGGCCGGGCCGGCGGCGCAGGGCGGCGCTACCGGTGGCCCCGGTGCCGCCAGTGGCCCCGCCGCGCCGAGCCGGAGCGGTACGGCCCCGGCATCGGGGCGCGAGCTGGCGGCGCAGGCTGCCCGCCAGGCATCCACGGGCTCCACACCGGAGTCCCCGCCCACGGCGGGCGGTGAGGGCTCCCCGGGAGGCGGGGCGGCGCCCGGGCAGGGCGGCGCGCCTGCCGGTGGCCCGGCCCATCCCGGTGCCGCGCAGGCCGCTGAGGGCTACGACCCCCGCAGGCAGGGCGCTGCCGCAGGCACAGAGGGGGCCTCGGGCTCTGGCCCGGACTCATCTGCCGGCCCCGCCGGGATGCCGCCAGTGGCCTGGGATGAGGGTGAGCCGCCCTCGCACCCGGGGGACCGCCGGGCCTCCGGCGCTCGCGGGGGAGCCGGGTCGTCGGGGCAGGCGCCAGCAGTGCCATGGGAGGAGGCCGCTCCGGGATCGGCGCCGTCGGCCGGAGCGCCCAGTGGGGCGCCGCAGGGGACGCAGGAGCCGCCGGGGCCCGGCGCTGCGGAGGCCGAGATGCTCCGCACTCGCTGGGAGGAGGTCCTGGAGGCCGCCAAGCGCTCGCGCCGCGCGACCTGGGCGCTGGTGGGCCCCAACTCCCGGCCCGGCACCTTGGCCAATGGCGTCCTCACCCTGCTGTTCAACGCCCCCGGACTGGTGGGCGCCTTCGAGAACGGCGGGCACGGACCGATTCTTGCCGCCGCCATCCACCAGGCCCTGGGCCTGCAGGTGGAGGTGCGCGCGATTCTCACCGGTGATGACGGCCCTGGTGGCTCTGGCGGGCCGGGTGGTCCTGGGGGCCACGGTCCCGGGGGTGGCCGCGGAGGCAGGCCCGGCTCGGGCCCGCAGGGCGGTGCTGGAAGCCCCGGCCCGCCCAGTGGAGGCCGTGGAGGCGTGGGAGCCCGGGCCCCGCAGGGCTTCGAGGCCCCCGGGGAGCCGAGCGGGGCGAGCGGTCCCGGCGGCTGGGAGGCTGAGCCTCCCCCCGAGGATTGGGAGGCGGTGCCCCCCACCGGCGCCGTGGGGGATGGGCCCACTGATGCCGCGGGGACGGCGAGCGGTGATGGCGCTGCGCCCCACCGGTCAGCGCCGGCCACCACCGGGGCCCCGCCGAGCGATGACGGCTGGGGCCCTGTTGCCATTCCCGGGGGAGGAGCGAGCCCATCGCCGCAGGAGCCGGAGGATGCAGGACCCGGCCCTGAGCCCGGCGTTGAGTCCGTTCCCGGGACCGGATCCGCGGCCAGCCCCGAGGCCGCGCCCGACTTCGGCCCGGCGGCGGGTCCGGCGCGCGGGCCCGACGGCGGGCCCGGCCCGCGGGGTGCGGACGCCACGGCCGCGGGCGCTGCGCGTGGTGTGGGGGACGATGGCTGGGGCCCCGTGGTTGTCCCCGGCGGCGAGGCGCTCGGCCAGGATCGGGCGCAGCCGCCGGAGGGCCCGCCCGGTGCGGGCGCGCAGGGCCCCCAGGATGACGGGGACCTGGAGGAGGACGAGCCCCGCCTGGCCACCGTCCACCGCCTGCGGGCACTGCCGCCCACCCCGGCCGGTCCGGCGCGTGGTCCGGACAGCCCCGGATCCGCGCCGTCGACGGCCGGCGCTCCCGAGACCGGGCCCGCCCAGGCGGTCGGCCCCGCTGAAGCCGGTGGTCCTGGCAGTCCCTCCGGGGCGCTGAGCCCCACCTCCTGGGAGGAGCCCGAGACCTTCTCCGACGGCATCCCCCTGCCCGAGGAGCCCGGCGACCCCGATGGCCCGGCCCCGCAGGACTCGGCGACCTGGGCGCCGTCGGGCATGGCCGGCTCCAGGCTGGCCGCCGCCATGGCTGCGGCCCGGGCCGCCGCGCAGAGCGAGGACGTCTCCCTGGCCGAGGACACCCCCAGTGAGGATGACGAGGACGCCGAGGATGCCGGCGTCGTCGGCCTGGAGGTGGTCAAGCGCATCCTGGGGGCCACTGTTATCGAGGAGATCACCGTGACCCAGGAGGGGCACTGA
- the recR gene encoding recombination mediator RecR, with protein sequence MPAIYEGAVQDLIDEFGELPGIGPKSAQRMAFHILAADAAAVERLIEALRAVKARVRFCETCGNIAEEPQCGICRDPRRDRRVICVVEEPKDVVAIERTREYRGLYHVLGGAIDPINGVGPDDLRVRDLFNRLGSQEVEEVILATDPDVVGEATAAYLTRMLRSMEVPVSRLASGLPVGSDLEYADEVTLGRAFEGRRRVED encoded by the coding sequence ATGCCGGCAATCTACGAGGGCGCCGTCCAGGACCTCATCGACGAGTTCGGCGAGCTGCCCGGGATCGGCCCCAAGTCCGCCCAGCGCATGGCCTTCCACATCCTGGCTGCGGATGCCGCCGCCGTGGAGCGGCTCATCGAGGCCCTGCGCGCCGTCAAGGCCAGGGTCCGCTTCTGCGAGACCTGCGGGAACATCGCCGAGGAGCCCCAGTGCGGGATCTGCCGGGACCCGCGCCGCGACCGCCGGGTCATCTGCGTGGTCGAGGAGCCCAAGGATGTGGTGGCCATCGAGCGCACCCGCGAGTACCGGGGCCTCTACCACGTGCTCGGTGGGGCCATCGACCCCATCAACGGGGTGGGGCCCGACGACCTGCGGGTCCGCGACCTGTTCAACCGCCTGGGCTCGCAGGAGGTCGAGGAGGTCATCCTGGCCACCGATCCCGACGTCGTCGGCGAGGCCACCGCCGCCTACCTCACCCGGATGCTGCGCAGCATGGAGGTGCCGGTCTCCCGCCTGGCCTCCGGCCTGCCGGTGGGCAGCGACCTGGAGTACGCCGATGAGGTCACCCTGGGCCGTGCCTTCGAGGGGCGCCGGCGGGTGGAGGACTGA
- a CDS encoding ABC transporter permease: MTRNGVMTVAQLELRQRVRSTRWRIMLLIWALVLLLVCGGLTLLALPTDELLRSATPWLYDIIVCFVMGIGLIVAPTLSSTSINGDRADATLALLQATALRPAEIALGKLMAAWLAALAFLAVALPFLLVLVAGGGVSARVFLTHLMILLITLASVCAIGLGLSALTARTSASTVLTYLVVAALVIGTPLAMTILAPAVRDQQEVTIHSLLSSPDQPGAPEDETEPQCTRSVRIEEIHRVERVWWLLAPNPFIILSDVSARYGDVQPEYSPDIGEEVDYYVYYVYYVDVQAGYSPDSPLVAIGEEVDAMRTPEPASRTEAYCTCSECDSVPPEDSRDSSPAHLAFWPASLLFLALLGTGAASAATRCLAVPATTLPRGIRLA, translated from the coding sequence ATGACCCGCAACGGCGTTATGACCGTCGCACAGCTCGAACTGCGCCAGCGGGTGAGGTCCACGCGATGGCGCATCATGCTCCTCATCTGGGCACTGGTGCTCCTGCTGGTCTGCGGTGGGCTGACCCTGTTGGCGCTGCCCACCGACGAGCTGCTGCGCAGCGCCACCCCCTGGCTCTACGACATCATCGTGTGCTTCGTCATGGGGATCGGGCTCATCGTGGCCCCCACCCTGTCCTCCACCTCCATCAACGGGGACCGTGCCGACGCCACCCTGGCCCTTCTTCAGGCCACAGCACTCAGGCCCGCCGAGATCGCCCTGGGCAAGCTCATGGCCGCCTGGCTGGCGGCGCTGGCCTTCCTGGCCGTCGCACTGCCCTTCCTGCTCGTGCTGGTGGCCGGGGGCGGCGTCTCGGCCCGGGTGTTCCTGACCCACCTGATGATCCTGCTCATCACCCTGGCCAGCGTGTGCGCGATCGGCCTGGGGCTCTCCGCACTGACGGCACGGACCTCCGCCTCCACGGTCCTGACCTACCTGGTGGTGGCGGCCCTGGTCATCGGCACCCCGCTGGCGATGACCATCCTCGCCCCGGCGGTGCGCGACCAGCAGGAGGTGACCATCCACTCCCTGCTCTCCTCCCCCGACCAGCCCGGCGCACCAGAGGATGAGACCGAGCCGCAGTGCACGCGGAGCGTCCGCATTGAGGAGATCCACCGCGTGGAGAGGGTCTGGTGGCTGCTGGCGCCCAACCCCTTCATCATCCTCAGCGACGTCTCCGCACGCTACGGCGACGTTCAGCCCGAGTACTCACCCGATATCGGGGAGGAGGTCGATTACTACGTCTACTACGTCTACTACGTCGACGTTCAGGCCGGGTACTCACCCGATAGCCCACTGGTCGCCATCGGGGAGGAGGTCGATGCGATGCGCACACCCGAGCCTGCCAGCAGAACGGAGGCCTACTGCACCTGCTCGGAGTGCGACAGCGTGCCTCCGGAGGACTCCAGGGACTCCTCGCCGGCGCACCTCGCCTTCTGGCCGGCCAGCCTGCTGTTCCTGGCGCTCCTGGGCACCGGCGCTGCGAGCGCAGCGACCCGCTGCCTGGCGGTGCCCGCCACGACCCTGCCGCGAGGCATCCGCCTGGCCTGA
- a CDS encoding DUF4011 domain-containing protein, producing MELDNRDLVLKALLSILPKRLEPYLRARIEGPGPQPHDLGDLADLSVQIDLLTRRGSDGRYLLRLPAGLAGKLHEVRRLRNEAVHGEAFDDGKALAALVAVGEVLRLIGSPQGREEVHELIRILGLPGPADVPQAAPTPTPHQHRPSPAARGSGAPPAPSAPLAEAAGAPISGSAGRVVPPRIEGWKRSLLDLTLRNPLINRPLRSTDAPSTDAPIELEVPQDLVGRLEDLINDRELIVLRPAHYHCGPGAQEEGRAARLLAEHRQVETSLARKDYTATLQSLAARAQTIVDDTGANNLYLAIGTLEWSMGGRQVRSPLILIPVTLHRTGREDDEYGIELDETGISTPNHSFLTSFAQETGIDLAELARPLHDEHGLDLESTLNRVRRRLRQEGRNDAVSSTVHLGLFQFSTYRMWRDLDEHWPSIAANPLVGHLVQAPPSPFADPAGAAPEADIDTVIEALPLTADATQARVVAEAVAGRSFVVEGPPGTGKSQTVANLIFRALATGRTVMFVAEKRSALDVVARRLSRDAGIGGLVLNLHDNRMRPAQVRQALREALDLGPGPVPGSLGAERRTIAAIREHLEAYRAGVHGPNCVGLSYYAARAELVSPGQAVAAIPSESEHWWGGGLPQGPDDAASFLEGAGLTEAAGGLLVPARGLAGGPGGRGAAPDLRVLDDATRRRVAQASFVERSRRAGLEAFDVAAHARLLDSYRQAQERLRGALAAELLSVVARNREEALAGAGQRAQGLRDEIHRRRRGMSVREIMDSYGDLVTALTPCILVSPDSVARFFPADRQFVDIVVFDEASQIPVANAVGTMGRGRSVVVVGDPKQMPPTAVASAAARDSGEGGAREEDSILTQCLAGGVRRHRLTWHYRSRVESLIAFSNRHYYDGALASFPSPLGMEARPDDSPGGHGISMRRVKGHYIRDEERYKYPRARTGTNPQEAREIVMEVIRRFEASPEQAPSLGIVTFNRNQRDLIEQRLRAEGPPRVVAALDDPDGLLIKNLENVQGEERDTILFSVTFSTNARGQVPMTFGPLSQAGGERRLNVAITRARRQIIVFVSFDPEDLHAERSTHQGIKDLRAYLEMARDGGAPPSFFAAGSPARAQVDWHRHEIAEELRRAGLEVKTGVGQSSFTIDLVLSRPGRPDDPRVAVLLDGPQWSGRMSVTDRDLLPVDVLERMGWPRVERIWAPEWVQDRQAVIDRLVEASGGRSVAPAGPGVGASTAQEDAAAPGGPAGAGSVSTPTPPEAPGAAPATGTATADGVTEATAEAAAPATAAGRAAGAGAPAGPPGPAAQEERAAESEGAQALSAVRAPEYTPWRRTQVLPRETLDRAVAGARPDPEARAEVVRVARQICAVESPLAFHRLAVHVCRAFGLTRTVASREQGIRRALGSAFAYIDQEDFVWVSMASAGEPVRYRRYALDHVEGIEQIHPRELVSLLSEIRSASPAWISKEDLFRKALDRLSRKRRRLTERVWTAMDTALEAAERDAAPRP from the coding sequence ATGGAACTGGATAACCGCGATCTCGTCCTCAAGGCGCTCCTGAGCATCCTCCCCAAGCGCCTGGAGCCCTATCTGCGTGCCAGGATCGAGGGCCCCGGCCCTCAGCCGCACGACCTGGGCGATCTGGCCGACCTCTCCGTCCAGATCGACCTGCTGACCAGGCGCGGCAGCGATGGGCGCTACCTCCTCCGCCTGCCTGCGGGCCTGGCGGGCAAGCTCCACGAGGTGCGCCGCTTGCGCAACGAGGCCGTCCACGGCGAGGCCTTCGACGACGGCAAGGCACTGGCGGCGCTGGTGGCGGTCGGCGAGGTCCTGCGCCTGATCGGCTCCCCACAGGGCCGTGAGGAGGTGCACGAGCTCATCCGCATCCTCGGCCTGCCCGGCCCGGCCGATGTGCCCCAGGCCGCCCCGACCCCGACGCCGCACCAGCACCGCCCCAGCCCGGCTGCTCGTGGGAGCGGTGCCCCGCCGGCTCCCAGCGCTCCACTGGCCGAGGCGGCCGGCGCCCCGATCAGCGGCTCGGCCGGCCGGGTGGTTCCGCCGCGGATCGAGGGGTGGAAGCGGAGCCTGCTCGACCTCACCCTGCGCAACCCCCTCATCAACCGCCCCCTGCGCTCCACCGACGCGCCCTCCACCGACGCGCCCATCGAGCTCGAGGTCCCTCAGGACCTGGTGGGGCGCCTGGAGGACCTGATCAACGACCGCGAGCTCATCGTCCTGCGCCCGGCCCACTACCACTGCGGGCCCGGAGCCCAGGAGGAGGGCCGGGCGGCCCGCCTCCTGGCCGAGCACCGCCAGGTGGAGACCTCACTGGCCCGCAAGGACTACACGGCGACCCTCCAGTCCCTGGCGGCCCGCGCCCAGACCATCGTTGACGACACCGGGGCGAATAACCTCTACCTGGCCATTGGCACCCTGGAGTGGTCGATGGGCGGGCGCCAGGTGCGCTCCCCGCTCATCCTCATCCCGGTCACCCTCCATCGCACCGGGAGGGAGGACGACGAGTACGGGATCGAGCTCGACGAGACGGGGATCTCCACCCCGAACCACTCCTTCCTCACCAGCTTCGCCCAGGAGACCGGTATCGATCTGGCAGAGCTGGCTCGGCCCCTGCACGATGAGCACGGCCTGGACCTGGAGTCGACCCTGAACCGGGTCCGCCGCAGGCTCCGCCAGGAGGGCCGCAACGACGCGGTGTCCTCCACCGTGCACCTGGGGCTCTTCCAGTTCTCCACCTACCGGATGTGGCGGGACCTCGATGAGCACTGGCCGAGCATCGCCGCCAATCCCCTGGTGGGCCACCTCGTCCAGGCGCCCCCGAGCCCCTTCGCCGACCCGGCCGGCGCCGCGCCGGAGGCCGATATCGACACCGTCATCGAGGCCCTGCCCCTGACCGCCGACGCCACGCAGGCCCGGGTGGTGGCCGAGGCCGTGGCCGGGCGCAGCTTCGTGGTCGAGGGCCCGCCGGGAACAGGGAAGTCCCAGACCGTCGCCAACCTCATCTTCCGTGCCCTGGCCACGGGGCGCACGGTCATGTTCGTGGCGGAGAAGAGGTCGGCCCTCGACGTCGTCGCCCGGCGCCTGAGCCGGGATGCCGGGATCGGCGGGCTCGTGCTCAACCTCCACGACAACCGCATGAGGCCCGCGCAGGTGCGCCAGGCCCTGCGCGAGGCCCTGGACCTCGGGCCCGGCCCGGTGCCCGGGAGCCTGGGGGCCGAGCGCCGAACCATCGCTGCGATCCGGGAGCACCTGGAGGCCTACCGTGCCGGGGTGCACGGGCCCAACTGCGTGGGCCTCTCCTACTACGCGGCGCGCGCCGAGCTGGTCTCACCGGGGCAGGCGGTGGCCGCGATCCCCTCGGAGTCGGAGCACTGGTGGGGCGGTGGGCTCCCGCAGGGGCCCGACGACGCCGCCTCCTTCCTCGAGGGCGCCGGTTTGACGGAGGCCGCCGGCGGCCTGCTCGTCCCGGCCCGGGGCCTGGCGGGCGGCCCCGGGGGCAGGGGCGCGGCCCCCGACCTGCGGGTCCTGGATGACGCGACCAGGAGACGGGTCGCGCAGGCCTCCTTCGTGGAGCGCTCCCGCCGGGCAGGGCTGGAGGCCTTCGATGTGGCGGCGCACGCCCGCCTGCTGGACTCCTACCGTCAGGCCCAGGAGCGCCTGCGCGGCGCACTGGCCGCCGAGCTGCTGAGCGTGGTCGCCCGCAACCGCGAGGAGGCCCTGGCCGGTGCGGGCCAGCGGGCCCAAGGGCTGCGCGACGAGATCCACCGCCGGCGCCGGGGTATGAGCGTGCGCGAGATCATGGACTCCTACGGGGACCTCGTCACCGCCCTGACCCCCTGCATCCTGGTCTCCCCCGACTCCGTGGCCCGCTTCTTCCCCGCCGACCGCCAGTTCGTGGACATCGTCGTGTTCGACGAGGCCTCCCAGATCCCCGTGGCCAATGCGGTGGGGACCATGGGACGGGGCCGCTCCGTGGTCGTCGTCGGGGATCCCAAGCAGATGCCGCCCACGGCTGTGGCCAGCGCGGCCGCCAGGGACTCGGGGGAGGGGGGTGCTCGGGAGGAGGACTCGATCCTCACCCAGTGCCTGGCCGGCGGCGTGCGCCGCCACCGCCTGACCTGGCACTACCGCAGCAGGGTGGAGTCCCTCATCGCCTTCTCCAACCGGCACTACTACGACGGCGCCCTGGCGTCCTTCCCCAGCCCGCTGGGGATGGAGGCCAGGCCCGACGACTCCCCGGGCGGTCACGGCATCTCCATGCGCCGGGTCAAGGGCCACTACATCCGGGACGAGGAGCGCTACAAGTACCCCAGGGCCCGCACCGGGACCAACCCCCAGGAGGCCCGGGAGATCGTCATGGAGGTGATCAGGCGCTTCGAGGCCTCGCCGGAGCAGGCCCCCTCCCTGGGCATCGTCACCTTCAACCGGAACCAGAGGGACCTCATCGAGCAGCGCCTGCGGGCCGAGGGGCCGCCCCGGGTGGTGGCCGCTCTGGACGACCCCGATGGCCTGCTGATCAAGAACCTGGAGAACGTCCAGGGCGAGGAGCGGGACACGATCCTGTTCTCGGTGACCTTCTCGACCAACGCCCGCGGTCAGGTGCCGATGACCTTCGGGCCGCTGAGCCAGGCCGGTGGGGAGCGGCGCCTCAACGTGGCCATCACCAGGGCCCGCCGCCAGATCATCGTCTTCGTCAGCTTCGATCCCGAGGACCTGCACGCCGAGCGATCGACCCATCAGGGGATCAAGGACCTGCGCGCCTACCTCGAGATGGCGCGGGACGGGGGCGCGCCACCCTCCTTCTTCGCCGCCGGCTCGCCGGCCCGGGCCCAGGTGGATTGGCACCGCCACGAGATCGCCGAGGAGCTGCGCAGAGCCGGGCTCGAGGTCAAGACCGGTGTGGGGCAGTCCTCCTTCACCATCGACCTGGTGCTCTCTCGCCCGGGGCGGCCCGATGACCCGCGGGTGGCCGTCCTGCTCGACGGCCCCCAGTGGTCCGGGCGCATGAGTGTGACCGACCGCGACCTGCTGCCCGTCGACGTTCTGGAGCGCATGGGCTGGCCGCGGGTCGAGCGCATCTGGGCCCCCGAGTGGGTCCAGGACAGGCAGGCGGTCATCGACAGGCTGGTCGAGGCCTCCGGGGGCCGGTCCGTGGCGCCCGCGGGCCCCGGAGTCGGGGCCTCCACGGCTCAGGAGGACGCGGCAGCGCCCGGCGGCCCTGCGGGCGCGGGGTCTGTCAGCACCCCGACGCCGCCCGAGGCCCCCGGGGCCGCACCTGCCACGGGCACCGCGACCGCCGACGGCGTTACTGAGGCCACCGCTGAGGCCGCCGCCCCTGCCACTGCCGCAGGCAGGGCTGCGGGTGCCGGGGCTCCAGCGGGGCCGCCTGGCCCTGCTGCCCAGGAGGAGCGTGCAGCGGAGAGTGAGGGCGCGCAGGCGCTGAGCGCCGTCAGGGCCCCGGAGTACACCCCGTGGCGGCGCACCCAGGTGCTGCCCCGCGAGACCCTGGACCGGGCCGTGGCCGGCGCGCGCCCGGATCCCGAGGCCCGCGCCGAGGTGGTCCGCGTCGCCAGGCAGATCTGCGCCGTCGAGTCGCCGCTGGCCTTCCACCGGCTCGCCGTCCACGTCTGCCGGGCCTTCGGCCTCACGCGCACCGTGGCCTCCCGGGAGCAGGGGATCCGCCGGGCGCTGGGGAGCGCCTTCGCCTATATCGACCAGGAGGACTTCGTGTGGGTGAGCATGGCCAGCGCGGGGGAGCCGGTGCGGTACCGCCGCTATGCCCTGGACCATGTCGAGGGCATCGAGCAGATCCACCCGCGCGAGCTGGTCAGCCTCCTCAGCGAGATCCGCTCGGCCAGCCCGGCCTGGATCTCCAAGGAGGACCTGTTCCGCAAGGCGCTGGACAGGCTCAGCCGCAAGCGGCGCCGCCTGACCGAGCGCGTGTGGACCGCCATGGACACCGCCCTTGAGGCGGCTGAGCGCGACGCGGCACCCCGGCCTTAA